A genomic segment from Actinoplanes sichuanensis encodes:
- a CDS encoding DMT family transporter encodes MRDKSSATAAGAITLGALGVLAFSMSLPATRVAVQQLDPWFVAFGRAVGAAALAAAYLRFSGAPRPSREQWRRLTIVALGVVAGFPLFTSLALTSQTSAHGAVVIALLPATTAVLAVLRAGERPPALFWIASASGLVAVLTFLVVSGTVRGGVTVTDLYLLTAVGLCGLGYAEGGMLARELGGARTICWALIVALPVTVPLTLAAAVADPPQAGPAGWAAFGYLTVVSMFLGFFAWYAGLARGGIARVGQIQLVQPVLTLLWSALFLGEQVGLWSFGAALIVLVFVVLTQRSRATLSKDSYVDTVMAESR; translated from the coding sequence ATGAGAGACAAGAGTAGCGCTACTGCCGCCGGGGCGATAACACTCGGTGCGCTGGGTGTCCTCGCCTTCAGCATGTCGCTGCCCGCCACCCGGGTCGCCGTGCAGCAACTCGACCCGTGGTTCGTCGCGTTCGGCCGGGCGGTCGGGGCCGCCGCGCTCGCCGCGGCCTATCTGCGGTTCAGCGGGGCGCCCCGGCCCTCTCGGGAGCAGTGGCGCCGACTGACGATCGTGGCGCTCGGGGTGGTGGCCGGGTTCCCGCTGTTCACCTCCCTCGCGCTGACCAGCCAGACCTCGGCGCACGGGGCGGTCGTCATCGCCCTGCTGCCGGCCACCACCGCGGTGCTCGCCGTGTTGCGGGCGGGGGAGCGGCCGCCGGCGCTGTTCTGGATCGCCAGTGCGAGCGGGCTGGTCGCGGTGCTGACGTTCCTGGTGGTCAGTGGAACCGTGCGGGGCGGTGTGACGGTCACCGATCTCTATCTGCTCACGGCTGTCGGCCTGTGCGGACTGGGCTACGCCGAGGGTGGCATGCTGGCCCGGGAACTCGGCGGTGCCCGTACCATCTGTTGGGCTTTGATCGTGGCGCTGCCGGTGACCGTGCCGTTGACGCTGGCCGCCGCCGTCGCTGATCCGCCGCAGGCGGGCCCGGCGGGCTGGGCGGCGTTCGGATATCTCACCGTGGTGTCGATGTTCTTGGGGTTCTTCGCCTGGTATGCCGGGCTCGCCCGCGGTGGGATCGCCCGGGTCGGGCAGATCCAGCTCGTCCAGCCGGTGCTCACCCTGCTGTGGTCGGCGCTGTTCCTGGGCGAGCAGGTCGGTCTGTGGTCGTTCGGCGCGGCCCTGATCGTGCTCGTGTTCGTGGTGCTGACGCAGAGGTCGCGGGCGACCCTGTCGAAGGATTCGTATGTTGACACTGTCATGGCTGAGAGTCGTTAG
- a CDS encoding N-6 DNA methylase, whose translation MTGPTPSRLISAAEVARLAGVTRAAVSNWRRRHPDFPEPVGGGRNALFALTDITAWLDSQRKNTDVSDEVLVWQELRALHGEDMISAVAEVATILTEAAAGRFGEPGGQAERISAAEAAAGRIGAAEGAAGRLDEASRRRLLAMAEETSAAAVVTAFTDRLISSGTAMTSTHLAEAVARFAGPVDGTVFDPAAGAGTLLLACAATRHVGQDADPAAVTLTRARARLVDAELEMRTGDSLQADAWPSLRAELVVCDPPAGLTDWGRDSLLLDRRWEFGIPTKAETELAWLQHCYAHTAPGGKVVFVMPPSVAYRRAGKRIRSELLRAGVLETVVALPPGMVASHAQPVHLWILRRLADGARPASSVRLVDLSAADPAGPFEAESSQYTDVPVIDLLDESVDLTPAAHLSAGLSGQAEEYAGARAGIHELAARIAALIPELTAGNGTIEGGTLRIADLARAGLVDIDDRGATSASDQLDTDYLRGFLRGPANTARNTSSSGTYRADVRGARIPQMEIEEQRRYGAAFRALDETEALLRELHTLGLDAVARARDGLTSGTLRP comes from the coding sequence GTGACCGGGCCGACACCGAGCAGATTGATCTCCGCCGCCGAGGTGGCGCGCCTGGCCGGCGTCACCCGCGCGGCGGTCTCCAACTGGCGCCGCCGCCACCCCGACTTCCCGGAGCCGGTCGGTGGCGGGCGCAACGCCCTGTTCGCCCTGACCGACATCACCGCCTGGCTCGACTCGCAACGCAAGAACACCGACGTGTCCGACGAGGTGCTGGTCTGGCAGGAGCTGCGCGCCCTGCACGGCGAGGACATGATCAGCGCGGTCGCCGAGGTCGCGACAATCCTCACCGAAGCGGCGGCGGGGCGGTTCGGCGAGCCGGGAGGGCAGGCGGAGCGGATCAGCGCGGCCGAAGCGGCTGCGGGGCGGATCGGCGCGGCCGAAGGGGCGGCGGGGCGGCTCGACGAGGCGTCTCGGAGGCGGCTGCTGGCGATGGCCGAGGAGACCTCGGCCGCCGCGGTGGTCACCGCGTTCACCGACCGCCTGATCTCGTCCGGTACGGCGATGACGTCAACACACCTGGCCGAGGCGGTCGCCCGGTTCGCCGGACCGGTCGACGGCACCGTGTTCGACCCGGCCGCCGGCGCGGGCACCCTGCTGCTGGCCTGCGCCGCCACCCGGCACGTCGGTCAGGACGCCGATCCGGCCGCCGTCACCCTGACCCGCGCGCGTGCCCGGCTCGTCGACGCCGAATTGGAGATGCGGACCGGCGACTCGCTCCAGGCCGACGCGTGGCCGTCCCTGCGGGCCGAGCTGGTGGTCTGCGATCCGCCGGCCGGGCTCACCGACTGGGGACGCGACAGTCTGTTGCTGGACCGGCGCTGGGAATTCGGCATTCCCACGAAAGCGGAGACCGAACTGGCGTGGCTGCAACACTGCTACGCGCACACCGCACCGGGCGGAAAGGTCGTCTTCGTGATGCCGCCGTCGGTCGCCTATCGCCGGGCCGGTAAACGCATCAGGTCGGAACTGCTGCGGGCGGGCGTTCTGGAAACGGTGGTGGCGCTGCCGCCCGGAATGGTGGCGTCGCACGCCCAGCCCGTACATCTGTGGATTCTCCGTCGTCTCGCCGACGGTGCGCGGCCCGCCTCGTCGGTGCGGCTGGTCGATCTGTCGGCCGCCGACCCGGCCGGTCCGTTCGAAGCCGAATCGTCGCAGTACACGGACGTCCCGGTGATCGATCTGCTGGACGAGTCGGTCGACCTGACCCCGGCCGCGCACCTGTCCGCGGGCCTGTCCGGGCAGGCCGAGGAATACGCGGGCGCCCGCGCCGGAATTCACGAACTGGCCGCCCGGATAGCCGCGCTGATACCCGAACTAACGGCTGGCAACGGCACGATCGAGGGCGGCACGTTACGGATCGCCGACCTGGCCCGCGCCGGTCTCGTCGACATCGACGACAGGGGCGCCACCTCGGCCAGCGACCAATTGGACACCGACTATCTACGCGGATTCCTGCGCGGCCCGGCCAACACCGCCCGGAACACCAGCAGCAGCGGCACCTACCGGGCCGACGTCCGCGGCGCACGCATTCCGCAGATGGAGATCGAGGAGCAGCGGCGGTACGGGGCGGCGTTCCGGGCCCTCGACGAGACCGAGGCGCTGTTGCGTGAACTGCACACGCTCGGCCTCGACGCCGTCGCCCGTGCCCGGGACGGGCTGACCTCCGGAACTCTGCGTCCCTGA
- a CDS encoding ribonuclease H-like domain-containing protein, with the protein MGRRRRRLPVGLLVTEEGVATYTPFVDFAATDEERLARACLDHLAAVAADAAARGRSLLVFHYASPEPRHARRFPPLPDGPAHPDAWIDLLPLVRAAVDSRAGHGLKIIARHGAGHVWRDTDPGGLQSQTWHAAAREGDPVAARRLLDYNEDDVRATRAVREWLRVRE; encoded by the coding sequence ATGGGGCGCCGACGACGTCGTCTACCTGTGGGGCTGCTGGTCACCGAGGAGGGCGTCGCCACGTACACCCCGTTCGTCGATTTCGCGGCGACCGACGAGGAACGTCTGGCCCGCGCCTGCCTGGACCACCTGGCCGCCGTCGCGGCCGACGCCGCCGCCCGCGGCCGCAGCCTGCTCGTCTTCCACTACGCGTCGCCGGAGCCGCGGCACGCCCGCCGCTTCCCGCCGCTGCCCGACGGGCCCGCCCACCCGGACGCCTGGATCGACCTGTTGCCGCTGGTCCGGGCCGCGGTCGACTCCCGCGCCGGACACGGCCTCAAGATCATCGCCCGGCACGGCGCCGGGCACGTCTGGCGCGACACCGACCCCGGCGGGCTGCAATCCCAAACCTGGCATGCGGCGGCCCGCGAGGGCGATCCGGTCGCCGCCCGGCGGCTGCTCGACTACAACGAGGACGACGTACGGGCGACGCGCGCCGTCCGCGAATGGCTTAGGGTGCGGGAATGA